From the genome of Nasonia vitripennis strain AsymCx chromosome 1, Nvit_psr_1.1, whole genome shotgun sequence, one region includes:
- the LOC100118634 gene encoding dedicator of cytokinesis protein 3 isoform X2, which translates to MWTTTRTTKYAVAVYNWRGDTRYGLPLEIGETLQILEECAGWYRGFSIKNRAVKGIFPSSYVHLKSCKIENEGLFESVIPLEDPVVREVTLVLREWGGIWKRLYVDRETYKFNTLRKVMCELLEWRRQLLAGTLTTDQTRELKLQIINKVDWGNRKLGLDLVPRQGSHMVDPDSMSVIELYHVHVQSAENSQGASARGTLRRKEHKKVLTHHLYFCMRDFGHSVGEDTEIYFSLYDAKRGQYISERFLVRISKEGFSNYVEKMHSNCTIFTDLGNADLSRDLYMVAHVMRCGRMLYSDSGKNKAGVATYRRPHGVGVLSLVDATQEQTEELELTFKVFQGDEKEFHQLHEQIIRKDKCSPLPGQPNYGIVVSFRVLHGELCQVREDNPLLFKNICLTKKLGFSDVIMPGDVRNDLYLKLERGEFERGGKSTGKNIEVTIMVLDAEGEPLEGCLFGAAGTDGSSEYQSLVIYHHNSPSWAETLRLAVPIDKFYGSHVRFEFRHCSTREKNDKKLFAFAFVRLMEAGGATLQDGQHELYIYKCEDRAKLESLSYLAMPSNAREPNYPGIGPFTRSPKEAVFIQTLLCSTKLTQNVDLLSLLQWKAHPEKISEALGRVLRLDGEELVKFLQDILDALFAMFHTEDGNSTAHSGLVFQVQVLNVLVSIFILLEDSKFEHFKPVINAYISGHFAAALVYKGLISSVQHCTEWVTAPEKQEFIMKCFRSLEYIFKFIIQSRLLYARATAGQYEDSFRKDIFCVFAALNKMMTLPYEIVLSLQVALLISISAVFEQLIDVLSIMEVTTLTCSMLDSVPRDSAPQLIQAKLEAIKSLVTSELFKDDESRNMLLATICRNLRIHLARREELRTCTEILGEILSFMYKRGRDGKVNNCVHHDVETLSLSILDVLIQTILIIINAGGSVLNCLVACLMGLLQLLDEYHYGRLWEELTVGGERKPLKDFLLRVFLVLRELVRQEIFPPDWLVLRMQANNIILKSLQELAQPLAFRFLHGSFDSQLWSTYFNLAVAYLTQPSLQLEHFSEVKREKIVEKYGDMRVLMGFQILSMWSHLGEKKLEFIPGMVGPFLEVTLVPESELRKATLHIFFDMMECEQHSRGSFKSVESELIDKLDILISENKGDDEYRQLFNTMEHLSAVLLDRVQSEDPTWKDSGTAFITSVTRLLERLLDYRSVIQGDENRDKRMSCTVNLLNFYKNEFNRKEMYLRYIYKLHDLHLAAENYTEAGFTMKLYADQLGWSSTLLAADHNHPQQPEWQRKELLYLKIIHYFDRGKCWEKGIPLCKELAVLYETRLYDYAKLSDVLKVQAKFLDNILTQLRPEPEYFRVGFYGLSFPLFVRNKLFIYRGLEYERIGAFTQRLQTEFPSAQILMKNSPPDETILSSEGQYIQICNVKPIPEEGSLGCGQFEVPERVVAFYLVNDVRRFVFDRPLHRGQVDRENEFKSLWIERTTLTTEAKLPGILRWFEVIEKRSELLAPVQYACETMQSVERELRRLVAQYTAEPHRNINPFSMRLQGIIDANVMGGITKYQEAFLTTEFARQNPEMVPHVNRLKNLILDQMSVLEAGLLLHGQIAPSGVQPLHKRLIERFTQLKQSLGPMTRQRLVHQDSIINSPLPPVPVNDKQRPATLESMTSSRMSRADSDGHLEDEGFYTKVDGCPNGGAPPPIPQREVRPRSVGYGTTPPRPTHQRSLSKPLSPKLPLRNSLSTPTDGSEQANMRSSWSEPGSEPAPPLPPRAPDKRDMSSSLIAPPAPPKRLSHKRNTEWNSEDDPRNSCDSHDLRDSGISTLSSLSDFQSHLSNLNNLSYEDFEPRVRCNDIMNISPPSVISSMNVSTVSFTSVTFQNSHTILSQEASPPPIPPKAHQDTPSAPSTLERASNRTHNSSSIGHADNYSVPKFQSLSVTSDGDTV; encoded by the exons aaaactgGGACTCGATCTCGTACCCCGACAAGGTTCTCATATGGTGGACCCAGACTCTATGTCTGTTATCGAACTATACCACGTG CACGTCCAGAGCGCCGAAAACTCCCAGGGCGCGTCAGCTCGCGGTACCTTGCGTCGCAAGGAGCACAAGAAGGTGTTGACTCACCACCTGTATTTCTGTATGCGGGACTTTGGTCACTCGGTGGGCGAAGACACCGAGATCTACTTTTCGCTGTACGACGCGAAACGCGGCCAGTACATAAGCGAGCGCTTCCTCGTGCGCATATCCAAGGAGGGCTTTTCCAACTACGTCGAAAAGATGCACAGCAATTGCACGATATTCACGGATCTCGGCAATGCAGATCTCAGTCGAGATCTCTACATGGTGGCGCACGTCATGAGGTGCGGAAGGATGCTGTACTCGGACTCGGGGAAGAACAAAGCCGGGGTTGCGACCTATAGGAGGCCACACGGAGTTGGTGTACTGTCGTTAGTGGACGCCACGCAGGAGCAGACCGAAGAGCTCGAGCTTACGTTTAAG GTTTTCCAAGGCGACGAGAAGGAGTTCCACCAGCTGCACGAGCAGATAATTCGTAAGGACAAGTGCTCCCCACTGCCGGGACAACCGAATTACGGTATCGTCGTGTCGTTCCGTGTCTTGCATGGCGAACTCTGCCAAGTTCGCGAAGACAACCCCTTACTTTTCAAGAACATCTGCCTGACCAAGAAGCTCGGCTTCTCCGACGTTATCATGCCCGGCGACGTGCGCAACGACCTATATCTCAAGCTCGAACGCGGCGAGTTCGAACGTGGTGGCAAGTCCACTGGAAAGAACATCGAG GTAACCATAATGGTGCTGGATGCCGAGGGTGAACCGCTGGAAGGCTGCCTTTTTGGAGCAGCTGGAACTGACGGGAGTTCGGAGTATCAAAGTTTGGTAATTTACCATCACAACAGTCCATCTTGGGCCGAGACTCTCCGGCTCGCCGTCCCCATCGATAAATTTTACGGCAGCCACGTTCGCTTTGAATTCCGACATTGTTCTA CACGCGAGAAGAACGACAAGAAGCTGTTCGCCTTCGCGTTCGTGAGGCTAATGGAGGCCGGGGGTGCAACCCTCCAAGACGGCCAACACGAGCTCTACATCTACAAGTGCGAGGATCGCGCTAAATTGGAGTCGCTCAGTTATCTCGCCATGCCGAGCAATGCTCGCGAACCAAATTATCCAG GCATAGGCCCCTTCACCAGATCGCCAAAGGAAGCCGTTTTCATCCAGACGCTACTCTGCAGTACGAAGCTCACTCAAAACGTCGACTTGTTGAGCCTGCTCCAATGGAAAGCTCACCCGGAGAAGATCTCCGAAGCTCTCGGTCGCGTGCTCCGCCTGGATGGCGAGGAACTCGTCAAGTTTCTCCAGGACATCCTTGACGCCCTCTTCGCCATGTTTCATACCGAGGACGGCAACTCCACGGCTCACTCTGGCCTGGTGTTTCAGGTACAAGTGCTAAAT GTACTCGTATCGATATTTATCCTACTGGAGGACTCCAAGTTCGAGCATTTTAAGCCCGTGATTAACGCCTATATCTCGGGTCATTTCGCGGCGGCGCTCGTTTACAAAGGTCTCATTAGCAGTGTGCAGCACTGCACCGAGTGGGTCACAGCCCCTGAGAAGCAAGAATTCATCATGAAGTGTTTCAGATCGcttgaatatattttcaaGTTTATTATTCAGAGTAGATTGCTCTACGCCAGAGCCACGGCAGGGCAATACGAGGACAGTTTCCGGAAGGATATCTTTTGCGTATTTGCTGCGCTGAACAAGATGATGACTCTGCCGTACGAGATAGTTCTGTCTCTGCAAGTGGCTTTGCTTATTTCAATATCTGCAGTTTTCGAGCAGTTGATCGACGTACTGTCGATTATGGAGGTCACCACGCTGACCTGCTCCATGCTTGATTCAGTGCCTAGAGATTCTGCACCTCAG CTGATACAAGCGAAACTCGAAGCCATCAAGAGCCTGGTAACGTCCGAGCTCTTCAAAGACGATGAGAGTAGAAACATGCTTCTGGCAACGATATGTCGAAATCTACGAATTCACTTAGCCAGACGCGAAGAGCTGAGAACTTGCACAGAGATACTCGGAGAAATCCTGAGCTTTATGTACAAGAGAGGCAGAGATGGCAAGGTCAACAATTGCGTGCACCACGACGTGGAAACGCTCAGTCTGTCGATCCTTGACGTTCTCATACAGACGATTCTGATCATTATAAACGCTGGTGGCTCGGTGCTGAACTGTCTCGTGGCTTGTCTGATGGGGTTATTGCAATTGCTGGACGAGTACCACTACGGAAGACTCTGGGAGGAACTGACGGTTGGGGGCGAGAGGAAACCTCTGAAAGATTTCTTGTTGAGAGTGTTTTTGGTATTGAGAGAGCTAGTGAGGCAGGAGATCTTTCCGCCGGATTGGCTGGTCCTCAGGATGCAGGCGAACAATATCATACTGAAGTCCTTACAGGAGCTTGCGCAACCACTTGCATTTAG ATTTTTACATGGAAGCTTTGACTCTCAACTCTGGTCAACATATTTTAACCTAGCAGTCGCATACCTCACTCAGCCATCCTTACAGCTCGAGCACTTTTCCGAGGTCAAGAGAGAAAAGATCGTCGAGAAATATGGAGACATGCGAGTACTCATGGGTTTCCAGATCCTCTCAATGTGGTCACACTtgggagagaaaaagctcgaaTTTATCCCCGGCATGGTGGGTCCTTTCCTTGAAGTCACTCTCGTGCCCGAAAGCGAGTTGCGAAAAGCGACGCTGCATATCTTCTTCGATATGATGGAGTGCGAACAGCACTCGCGAGGAAGTTTCAAATCGGTCGAGTCAGAGTTGATCGATAAGCTCGACATTCTTATTAGTGAGAACAAAGGGGACGACGAGTATAGACAGCTTTTTAACACGAT GGAACATCTAAGCGCGGT ATTATTAGATCGAGTACAGTCTGAGGATCCGACATGGAAGGACAGTGGCACGGCTTTCATAACTTCTGTCACGCGTCTTCTGGAAAGATTACTGGATTATCGAAGCGTCATCCAAGGCGACGAGAATCGTGACAAGCGCATGTCATGCACTGTTAATCTCTTG AACTTCTACAAAAATGAATTCAACCGCAAAGAAATGTACCTGCGTTACATCTACAAGCTACACGACCTGCACTTAGCCGCCGAGAACTACACCGAAGCGGGCTTTACGATGAAGCTTTACGCCGATCAGCTGGGCTGGAGCTCGACGCTCCTTGCAGCCGACCACAATCATCCCCAACAGCCCGAGTGGCAGCGCAAAGAGCTGCTCTATCTCAAGATCATCCACTACTTTGACAGAGGCAAGTGCTGGGAGAAGGGCATACCTCTATGCAAAGAGCTCGCCGTCCTCTACGAAACGAGGCTGTACGACTATGCAAAGCTCAGCGATGTCCTCAAGGTGCAGGCGAAATTCTTGGATAATATTTTGACGCAGCTCAGGCCAGAGCCCGAGTACTTCAGAGTTGGATTCTACGGACTGAGTTTTCCGCTTTTTGTTAGG AACAAACTTTTTATCTATCGAGGCTTAGAATACGAGAGAATAGGGGCGTTTACTCAGCGACTTCAAACAGAATTTCCTAGCGCACAAATTTTGATGAAGAATTCACCACCCGACGAAACCATTCTATCCTCTGAGGGACAGT ACATCCAGATCTGCAACGTAAAACCGATTCCCGAGGAAGGTAGCCTCGGTTGTGGGCAGTTCGAGGTACCGGAACGCGTAGTTGCTTTCTACCTCGTCAACGACGTGCGTCGCTTCGTCTTCGATCGGCCGCTACATCGCGGCCAAGTAGATCGCGAAAACGAGTTCAAGTCTCTCTGGATCGAACGAACGACTTTAACGACTGAAGCCAAATTGCCTGGAATCCTCAGGTGGTTCGAGGTCATTGAGAAGAGATCTGAACTCTTGGCTCCGGTGCAATACGCGTGTGAGACTATGCAGAGCGTCGAACGTGAACTCAGACGACTTGTGGCTCAG TACACGGCTGAGCCACACAGAAACATCAATCCGTTCAGCATGCGCTTGCAGGGCATCATAGACGCAAACGTGATGGGCGGAATAACGAAGTATCAGGAAGCATTTTTGACAACCGAGTTCGCAAGGCAGAACCCGGAGATGGTACCACACGTCAACAGGTTGAAGAATCTCATCCTTGACCAGATGAGTGTACTAGAGGCTGGTCTACTGCTTCATGGACAGATTGCTCCGTCTGGAGTCCAGCCGCTCCACAAGAGACTGATTGAGAGGTTCACACAGCTCAAGCAGAGCCTGGGTCCAATGACTCGACAACGTTTAGTGCATCAAGACAGTATTATCAA CTCACCGTTACCACCGGTTCCGGTGAACGACAAACAGCGTCCGGCCACTCTGGAATCGATGACCAGCTCGAGAATGTCACGTGCAGATAGCGATGGTCATCTGGAGGATGAGGGTTTCTATACGAAGGTCGACGGTTGTCCAAATGGTGGAGCACCACCTCCGATACCTCAGCGTGAGGTTCGTCCACGCTCTGTTGGCTATGGCACGACACCACCGCGACCGACCCATCAACGCTCTCTCAGCAAACCGCTGAGCCCTAAGCTGCCACTCAGGAACTCACTGTCGACTCCCACCGACGGATCTGAGCAGGCTAACATGAGGAGCTCCTGGAGCGAGCCTGGATCCGAGCCTGCCCCGCCGCTACCCCCTAGAG CACCCGATAAGCGAGACATGAGTTCAAGTCTGATAGCACCCCCTGCGCCACCAAAACGACTCTCGCACAAACGCAATACAGAGTGGAATAGCGAGGATGACCCGCGCAATTCGTGCGATTCACATGATCTACGCGACAGTGGAATCTCAACGCTTTCAAGCCTTTCAGACTTCCAGTCACACCTATCGAACCTCAACAATCTAAGCTACGAGGACTTCGAGCCACGGGTGCGATGCAACGACATCATGAACATCTCGCCGCCTTCTGTAATAAGCTCTATGAATGTTTCTACTGTGAGCTTCACTAGCGTAACTTTCCAGAATTCCCACACGATTTTAAGTCAAGAG GCCAGTCCGCCACCTATACCACCAAAAGCCCACCAGGACACTCCATCTGCGCCGTCAACACTGGAACGCGCGTCTAATCGGACTCACAATTCCTCGTCCATTGGACACGCCGATAATTACTCGGTGCCCAAGTTTCAATCGCTTTCCGTTACTTCTGACGGAGACACCGTTTAG
- the LOC100118634 gene encoding dedicator of cytokinesis protein 3 isoform X1, with amino-acid sequence MWTTTRTTKYAVAVYNWRGDTRYGLPLEIGETLQILEECAGWYRGFSIKNRAVKGIFPSSYVHLKSCKIENEGLFESVIPLEDPVVREVTLVLREWGGIWKRLYVDRETYKFNTLRKVMCELLEWRRQLLAGTLTTDQTRELKLQIINKVDWGNRKLGLDLVPRQGSHMVDPDSMSVIELYHVHVQSAENSQGASARGTLRRKEHKKVLTHHLYFCMRDFGHSVGEDTEIYFSLYDAKRGQYISERFLVRISKEGFSNYVEKMHSNCTIFTDLGNADLSRDLYMVAHVMRCGRMLYSDSGKNKAGVATYRRPHGVGVLSLVDATQEQTEELELTFKVFQGDEKEFHQLHEQIIRKDKCSPLPGQPNYGIVVSFRVLHGELCQVREDNPLLFKNICLTKKLGFSDVIMPGDVRNDLYLKLERGEFERGGKSTGKNIEVTIMVLDAEGEPLEGCLFGAAGTDGSSEYQSLVIYHHNSPSWAETLRLAVPIDKFYGSHVRFEFRHCSTREKNDKKLFAFAFVRLMEAGGATLQDGQHELYIYKCEDRAKLESLSYLAMPSNAREPNYPGIGPFTRSPKEAVFIQTLLCSTKLTQNVDLLSLLQWKAHPEKISEALGRVLRLDGEELVKFLQDILDALFAMFHTEDGNSTAHSGLVFQVQVLNVLVSIFILLEDSKFEHFKPVINAYISGHFAAALVYKGLISSVQHCTEWVTAPEKQEFIMKCFRSLEYIFKFIIQSRLLYARATAGQYEDSFRKDIFCVFAALNKMMTLPYEIVLSLQVALLISISAVFEQLIDVLSIMEVTTLTCSMLDSVPRDSAPQLIQAKLEAIKSLVTSELFKDDESRNMLLATICRNLRIHLARREELRTCTEILGEILSFMYKRGRDGKVNNCVHHDVETLSLSILDVLIQTILIIINAGGSVLNCLVACLMGLLQLLDEYHYGRLWEELTVGGERKPLKDFLLRVFLVLRELVRQEIFPPDWLVLRMQANNIILKSLQELAQPLAFRFLHGSFDSQLWSTYFNLAVAYLTQPSLQLEHFSEVKREKIVEKYGDMRVLMGFQILSMWSHLGEKKLEFIPGMVGPFLEVTLVPESELRKATLHIFFDMMECEQHSRGSFKSVESELIDKLDILISENKGDDEYRQLFNTMEHLSAVLLDRVQSEDPTWKDSGTAFITSVTRLLERLLDYRSVIQGDENRDKRMSCTVNLLNFYKNEFNRKEMYLRYIYKLHDLHLAAENYTEAGFTMKLYADQLGWSSTLLAADHNHPQQPEWQRKELLYLKIIHYFDRGKCWEKGIPLCKELAVLYETRLYDYAKLSDVLKVQAKFLDNILTQLRPEPEYFRVGFYGLSFPLFVRNKLFIYRGLEYERIGAFTQRLQTEFPSAQILMKNSPPDETILSSEGQYIQICNVKPIPEEGSLGCGQFEVPERVVAFYLVNDVRRFVFDRPLHRGQVDRENEFKSLWIERTTLTTEAKLPGILRWFEVIEKRSELLAPVQYACETMQSVERELRRLVAQYTAEPHRNINPFSMRLQGIIDANVMGGITKYQEAFLTTEFARQNPEMVPHVNRLKNLILDQMSVLEAGLLLHGQIAPSGVQPLHKRLIERFTQLKQSLGPMTRQRLVHQDSIINSPLPPVPVNDKQRPATLESMTSSRMSRADSDGHLEDEGFYTKVDGCPNGGAPPPIPQREVRPRSVGYGTTPPRPTHQRSLSKPLSPKLPLRNSLSTPTDGSEQANMRSSWSEPGSEPAPPLPPRGCTPDKRDMSSSLIAPPAPPKRLSHKRNTEWNSEDDPRNSCDSHDLRDSGISTLSSLSDFQSHLSNLNNLSYEDFEPRVRCNDIMNISPPSVISSMNVSTVSFTSVTFQNSHTILSQEASPPPIPPKAHQDTPSAPSTLERASNRTHNSSSIGHADNYSVPKFQSLSVTSDGDTV; translated from the exons aaaactgGGACTCGATCTCGTACCCCGACAAGGTTCTCATATGGTGGACCCAGACTCTATGTCTGTTATCGAACTATACCACGTG CACGTCCAGAGCGCCGAAAACTCCCAGGGCGCGTCAGCTCGCGGTACCTTGCGTCGCAAGGAGCACAAGAAGGTGTTGACTCACCACCTGTATTTCTGTATGCGGGACTTTGGTCACTCGGTGGGCGAAGACACCGAGATCTACTTTTCGCTGTACGACGCGAAACGCGGCCAGTACATAAGCGAGCGCTTCCTCGTGCGCATATCCAAGGAGGGCTTTTCCAACTACGTCGAAAAGATGCACAGCAATTGCACGATATTCACGGATCTCGGCAATGCAGATCTCAGTCGAGATCTCTACATGGTGGCGCACGTCATGAGGTGCGGAAGGATGCTGTACTCGGACTCGGGGAAGAACAAAGCCGGGGTTGCGACCTATAGGAGGCCACACGGAGTTGGTGTACTGTCGTTAGTGGACGCCACGCAGGAGCAGACCGAAGAGCTCGAGCTTACGTTTAAG GTTTTCCAAGGCGACGAGAAGGAGTTCCACCAGCTGCACGAGCAGATAATTCGTAAGGACAAGTGCTCCCCACTGCCGGGACAACCGAATTACGGTATCGTCGTGTCGTTCCGTGTCTTGCATGGCGAACTCTGCCAAGTTCGCGAAGACAACCCCTTACTTTTCAAGAACATCTGCCTGACCAAGAAGCTCGGCTTCTCCGACGTTATCATGCCCGGCGACGTGCGCAACGACCTATATCTCAAGCTCGAACGCGGCGAGTTCGAACGTGGTGGCAAGTCCACTGGAAAGAACATCGAG GTAACCATAATGGTGCTGGATGCCGAGGGTGAACCGCTGGAAGGCTGCCTTTTTGGAGCAGCTGGAACTGACGGGAGTTCGGAGTATCAAAGTTTGGTAATTTACCATCACAACAGTCCATCTTGGGCCGAGACTCTCCGGCTCGCCGTCCCCATCGATAAATTTTACGGCAGCCACGTTCGCTTTGAATTCCGACATTGTTCTA CACGCGAGAAGAACGACAAGAAGCTGTTCGCCTTCGCGTTCGTGAGGCTAATGGAGGCCGGGGGTGCAACCCTCCAAGACGGCCAACACGAGCTCTACATCTACAAGTGCGAGGATCGCGCTAAATTGGAGTCGCTCAGTTATCTCGCCATGCCGAGCAATGCTCGCGAACCAAATTATCCAG GCATAGGCCCCTTCACCAGATCGCCAAAGGAAGCCGTTTTCATCCAGACGCTACTCTGCAGTACGAAGCTCACTCAAAACGTCGACTTGTTGAGCCTGCTCCAATGGAAAGCTCACCCGGAGAAGATCTCCGAAGCTCTCGGTCGCGTGCTCCGCCTGGATGGCGAGGAACTCGTCAAGTTTCTCCAGGACATCCTTGACGCCCTCTTCGCCATGTTTCATACCGAGGACGGCAACTCCACGGCTCACTCTGGCCTGGTGTTTCAGGTACAAGTGCTAAAT GTACTCGTATCGATATTTATCCTACTGGAGGACTCCAAGTTCGAGCATTTTAAGCCCGTGATTAACGCCTATATCTCGGGTCATTTCGCGGCGGCGCTCGTTTACAAAGGTCTCATTAGCAGTGTGCAGCACTGCACCGAGTGGGTCACAGCCCCTGAGAAGCAAGAATTCATCATGAAGTGTTTCAGATCGcttgaatatattttcaaGTTTATTATTCAGAGTAGATTGCTCTACGCCAGAGCCACGGCAGGGCAATACGAGGACAGTTTCCGGAAGGATATCTTTTGCGTATTTGCTGCGCTGAACAAGATGATGACTCTGCCGTACGAGATAGTTCTGTCTCTGCAAGTGGCTTTGCTTATTTCAATATCTGCAGTTTTCGAGCAGTTGATCGACGTACTGTCGATTATGGAGGTCACCACGCTGACCTGCTCCATGCTTGATTCAGTGCCTAGAGATTCTGCACCTCAG CTGATACAAGCGAAACTCGAAGCCATCAAGAGCCTGGTAACGTCCGAGCTCTTCAAAGACGATGAGAGTAGAAACATGCTTCTGGCAACGATATGTCGAAATCTACGAATTCACTTAGCCAGACGCGAAGAGCTGAGAACTTGCACAGAGATACTCGGAGAAATCCTGAGCTTTATGTACAAGAGAGGCAGAGATGGCAAGGTCAACAATTGCGTGCACCACGACGTGGAAACGCTCAGTCTGTCGATCCTTGACGTTCTCATACAGACGATTCTGATCATTATAAACGCTGGTGGCTCGGTGCTGAACTGTCTCGTGGCTTGTCTGATGGGGTTATTGCAATTGCTGGACGAGTACCACTACGGAAGACTCTGGGAGGAACTGACGGTTGGGGGCGAGAGGAAACCTCTGAAAGATTTCTTGTTGAGAGTGTTTTTGGTATTGAGAGAGCTAGTGAGGCAGGAGATCTTTCCGCCGGATTGGCTGGTCCTCAGGATGCAGGCGAACAATATCATACTGAAGTCCTTACAGGAGCTTGCGCAACCACTTGCATTTAG ATTTTTACATGGAAGCTTTGACTCTCAACTCTGGTCAACATATTTTAACCTAGCAGTCGCATACCTCACTCAGCCATCCTTACAGCTCGAGCACTTTTCCGAGGTCAAGAGAGAAAAGATCGTCGAGAAATATGGAGACATGCGAGTACTCATGGGTTTCCAGATCCTCTCAATGTGGTCACACTtgggagagaaaaagctcgaaTTTATCCCCGGCATGGTGGGTCCTTTCCTTGAAGTCACTCTCGTGCCCGAAAGCGAGTTGCGAAAAGCGACGCTGCATATCTTCTTCGATATGATGGAGTGCGAACAGCACTCGCGAGGAAGTTTCAAATCGGTCGAGTCAGAGTTGATCGATAAGCTCGACATTCTTATTAGTGAGAACAAAGGGGACGACGAGTATAGACAGCTTTTTAACACGAT GGAACATCTAAGCGCGGT ATTATTAGATCGAGTACAGTCTGAGGATCCGACATGGAAGGACAGTGGCACGGCTTTCATAACTTCTGTCACGCGTCTTCTGGAAAGATTACTGGATTATCGAAGCGTCATCCAAGGCGACGAGAATCGTGACAAGCGCATGTCATGCACTGTTAATCTCTTG AACTTCTACAAAAATGAATTCAACCGCAAAGAAATGTACCTGCGTTACATCTACAAGCTACACGACCTGCACTTAGCCGCCGAGAACTACACCGAAGCGGGCTTTACGATGAAGCTTTACGCCGATCAGCTGGGCTGGAGCTCGACGCTCCTTGCAGCCGACCACAATCATCCCCAACAGCCCGAGTGGCAGCGCAAAGAGCTGCTCTATCTCAAGATCATCCACTACTTTGACAGAGGCAAGTGCTGGGAGAAGGGCATACCTCTATGCAAAGAGCTCGCCGTCCTCTACGAAACGAGGCTGTACGACTATGCAAAGCTCAGCGATGTCCTCAAGGTGCAGGCGAAATTCTTGGATAATATTTTGACGCAGCTCAGGCCAGAGCCCGAGTACTTCAGAGTTGGATTCTACGGACTGAGTTTTCCGCTTTTTGTTAGG AACAAACTTTTTATCTATCGAGGCTTAGAATACGAGAGAATAGGGGCGTTTACTCAGCGACTTCAAACAGAATTTCCTAGCGCACAAATTTTGATGAAGAATTCACCACCCGACGAAACCATTCTATCCTCTGAGGGACAGT ACATCCAGATCTGCAACGTAAAACCGATTCCCGAGGAAGGTAGCCTCGGTTGTGGGCAGTTCGAGGTACCGGAACGCGTAGTTGCTTTCTACCTCGTCAACGACGTGCGTCGCTTCGTCTTCGATCGGCCGCTACATCGCGGCCAAGTAGATCGCGAAAACGAGTTCAAGTCTCTCTGGATCGAACGAACGACTTTAACGACTGAAGCCAAATTGCCTGGAATCCTCAGGTGGTTCGAGGTCATTGAGAAGAGATCTGAACTCTTGGCTCCGGTGCAATACGCGTGTGAGACTATGCAGAGCGTCGAACGTGAACTCAGACGACTTGTGGCTCAG TACACGGCTGAGCCACACAGAAACATCAATCCGTTCAGCATGCGCTTGCAGGGCATCATAGACGCAAACGTGATGGGCGGAATAACGAAGTATCAGGAAGCATTTTTGACAACCGAGTTCGCAAGGCAGAACCCGGAGATGGTACCACACGTCAACAGGTTGAAGAATCTCATCCTTGACCAGATGAGTGTACTAGAGGCTGGTCTACTGCTTCATGGACAGATTGCTCCGTCTGGAGTCCAGCCGCTCCACAAGAGACTGATTGAGAGGTTCACACAGCTCAAGCAGAGCCTGGGTCCAATGACTCGACAACGTTTAGTGCATCAAGACAGTATTATCAA CTCACCGTTACCACCGGTTCCGGTGAACGACAAACAGCGTCCGGCCACTCTGGAATCGATGACCAGCTCGAGAATGTCACGTGCAGATAGCGATGGTCATCTGGAGGATGAGGGTTTCTATACGAAGGTCGACGGTTGTCCAAATGGTGGAGCACCACCTCCGATACCTCAGCGTGAGGTTCGTCCACGCTCTGTTGGCTATGGCACGACACCACCGCGACCGACCCATCAACGCTCTCTCAGCAAACCGCTGAGCCCTAAGCTGCCACTCAGGAACTCACTGTCGACTCCCACCGACGGATCTGAGCAGGCTAACATGAGGAGCTCCTGGAGCGAGCCTGGATCCGAGCCTGCCCCGCCGCTACCCCCTAGAGGTTGCA CACCCGATAAGCGAGACATGAGTTCAAGTCTGATAGCACCCCCTGCGCCACCAAAACGACTCTCGCACAAACGCAATACAGAGTGGAATAGCGAGGATGACCCGCGCAATTCGTGCGATTCACATGATCTACGCGACAGTGGAATCTCAACGCTTTCAAGCCTTTCAGACTTCCAGTCACACCTATCGAACCTCAACAATCTAAGCTACGAGGACTTCGAGCCACGGGTGCGATGCAACGACATCATGAACATCTCGCCGCCTTCTGTAATAAGCTCTATGAATGTTTCTACTGTGAGCTTCACTAGCGTAACTTTCCAGAATTCCCACACGATTTTAAGTCAAGAG GCCAGTCCGCCACCTATACCACCAAAAGCCCACCAGGACACTCCATCTGCGCCGTCAACACTGGAACGCGCGTCTAATCGGACTCACAATTCCTCGTCCATTGGACACGCCGATAATTACTCGGTGCCCAAGTTTCAATCGCTTTCCGTTACTTCTGACGGAGACACCGTTTAG